One Seriola aureovittata isolate HTS-2021-v1 ecotype China chromosome 3, ASM2101889v1, whole genome shotgun sequence genomic window, TTAACTGGCATCAGAAAACAGCAGGATGGGATGACAGCAGGGAGAGGGGAAGATTGCATGAAGGGGAAACGGCTTGTTAGAGTGGACAGGAGATGACATTTAACCACATGAAAGATCGGTTGATTAGattagaggagaggaagatgatggagggagtTTCCCTCTTACTGTTTACCTATCATGTAAAACAGTTTGAACCAAAAAGTTCTTCTAAAGTATTTTGAGGACGTAATAGGGCAAAAAAGAGCAGCGGGGGGGAGATTAGAGCACAACAGCAATCTAATTATCAAACATGTTAATGAGGAACAGTGGATTAGTGGTTAGTGATCACCTCACGGcttctgtatttggttgtgttgtgtgtattttcagcagctttgtctgtttggttgtgctgtgtgtatctgtgttgtcaaattgatgaacaTGTTTTCTTAGTTTTCTCGTGTTTGGTCTATTTACAGGTGTTCTCTTAATTTGCAGTGCAATaaactctctctcactttgctgctgctgattggttgagaagtaaaaaaaaaaaaaaatcaatgtaaaGGAGTGTTAGGAAAAGATAACTTGCGGTCCTAAGAGAATCTGACTGCACTTACACTAGGCTACGTAAACATGGCGGCAGATGTTGTTGATGTGGTATGGTGCATTGCTGCCACAAGGAAGAGCAGTATCTCCTTTCTTTTCGTAAAAGGACGGTCCAGTGTACCCTATGCTAAAGGACATAAGAAAGGAAGCATTGAAGCTCCTTTCTTTAGCATTTAGAGAACTTCAAACTGTTTACTGGATAAGTGTTAGGAATCTGAAGAGGTAAAACTAAAAAGTAATGCAATATAAAAAGGAAAGATcagcaacttaaaaaaaatttatgtTGCAGTTTTCGGTTTTACAAAACTTCTCCTTCCTGATggaagaaattaaagaaaataatcaaaccaAACTCCTGAAAGAAGAAGTgcaacaaaatgttgtttttcttcctatCCCATCAATCTACTTGCGACATCTTAGATTCATCTTGTGACTCCTGGGACAGAACTTCTGCACTGGTTGCTCTTTAACATTTAAGAAATCTCAGAGAAACCAGTGTAATTAATGATCAGTCATGTGCTGATGTTGGCACAGAGTAGAAAAACCAAATTAGTGATCAATTAACCAGCATCATTCAGTATTCCAATACTGTTGCCCATTGTGGTTTCACTGTTCAACCACATAGGGGAGCCCATGCGCAACAGTCAGAAACACTGCCCTCCTACAAAAATGGACGTCAGTGCCTCTTTTGTCCCTGTTATTCCTCCCAAAGCTTTACACCTTTCATCCCTGTCTGTCCTTGTCCAGCCTAGTTTGTCTGAGAGATCTGTCCTTAACATGCGTCTCATCTATTTCAATCTGTCCTTCACTCTGGGATTTTTGAATGGAGACACAACCAGACAGAAATTATTGTATTTGGGTCACTGAAAAGTGACACTGTCACACATTCTCCTCATTAACTAACAAGATAAAGTGTTAGTGAGTTTAATGGGGTTTGCCCCAGACTTGCAGCGGCGCCAAAAGCCTCAGGTACTCATTTAGCTCTacattatttgattaatcacaCATTTGTAAGAAATTTGCTCtagtgaaataaaacatcaactCGGATGTGTCCTCCATCTTCGCCACATTGTTGTAGAGGGAGTCAAACtgtcaaaatctagttttaagaGTTGCTCATTTGTTGTAAACTGATTTATCAAATTGCATCAATTTTTTGGGTCATGTAATTATCACATCAATCCATCACAAAAGCACTGTAAGGCTGTAGCCAAcaattattttgcatttattttctctaataactgatttaaaaaaaaaaaaaaagattctccAAAGCCCAAGGTAATGGTTCGGTCCAAAAGACCGAAGCTCCGAAATATTCAGATttacaataaaagacaaagaaaaataagaaaaggatGGAAGTGggtattatttttcatttctcattttggCATTCCTGCTTtttattaatcaactaattgtttcagttttaaattagCTGATTAATCGAGTCAAGTCCAAGTTTATATGTCGGGCACAATCTCAAACAAACGCAAAGAACTTAGTTGATTCaacctgaggggaacatgaatgtgtgcacTAAACgtcatggtaatccatccaatagttacAGTCCAACAGAGACATTCCACTCAATATCATAAAAGCCATCCTTACGGTGGCTTTAGATGAAAAGTCGCAGCATCAGCAAAGTCATGATGATAGCCTATATCATGTGGCGATCAAGAATGTCTCAACCAACTGACCGCCATTGCCATCCATTGAGCAATGTTGACCACGGATGTCCGCACACAGTGAAATTTAGGACCCCGGTAGATCCCCAGAGCAGTTGCCTGCTTTGCCCGGTTGGTAATCCAGTATGGAGAAAGATTAAACCACCCATGTTCTCATCCAAAAGTCAAATCAGATGTGCGTGATCTCATCTAATTGGACACAGGTGGTAATTAACATGGATGAACATGGATGGATGGCTAAACCCGTGTGGAAATGTGCAGTAGAAACTCAACAGAGACAATTCAAGCATTAACagtatactgttttttttattaggtGCTTTATtcatacaaaacaacacactgttGCAAAGTGTTTGTATCTATTGATAAAAGTAAGAATAAAGtgcttgttcttcttctgtacaCGTGTGACTTAACAGTTAGAATGCTGTTTCCATGGTTCGgggatttaatttatttgaacttGTTTTCTATCATAGAATAAACTGtgataaatgatgaaaaagaaaattgcttATTTATCAAATGTGAAAAGTAACAGAACTCAGGCAGGAAGACGGAAGttcaaaatacagaaataatttatttttacacagagaaaataagtgTGTTGAAGTTGAGCACGAGTGTCATGCTTCCTTtataataaatagatttttctcTTAGAACATTTATCTGTATATGATGtatgattattttaaaatgaaaacaaaaagcatatcatatttacaacaaaatgaatggaaatcaaGAACAAAAAGCTTGACTTAACTGTAGCTCATACACTGGTCATattgaataaaacaagagaGCAATAAAGTTTTTCAAGATACCTCATGATTTGAGAGAAATACCTGTTCACCATGTTTCAAAGTAGATGAGCTGTGCGTTTTATAGATGCTGATGTAACAACTGAAAGTGTACAATACCTGAAATCAGAGCGAGTTATGAGCTAAAGCTGAGAGGAGTTTGTGACAGCTGCAAAAAAAAGgatccctctctttctccaaaTGTACAGTTAAAATTGTGTcctccatcttttatttttacactagTTCAATACTTTGGTCGggtgcacacagacaaagagaggaaacaaatgGAAGGGCAGCCATTACCATTGATTAAACTCCTGACTCTCTGCTGATGTATAAAGGTAGGGTGGGCTGTAGTCTGTCAAGGCTGATCTGATTCTCTGTGTCCAGAACACACAACATCTCCACCGTCTGCTCCTCCACAAATGTCTCCTTGAAACCCAAGTGAATATCATCTCTCATTGTTAGCTCTCTGTCACTTCTAATGTTCAGACTCCCCGCCTCCTTCTTTACATTCTCCTCATCCTCGTCGTCCCCACAGCACAAAGCTACCTCGTTCTCGTAGCAGAAAGCGCTGGGGGAGTGAGGGCCCAGCAGGTGGCGGGCCGCCCTCGGGGCAAACGGTGATGGAGACCGGGAGTAACTTGAGCTGGAGGATGAGGACTGCCCACTGCGACCTGTCATCTGGCTCAGTTCCCTGGCACTGCAGTGAGGCGTAGATGGCACTTCATAGGTCTTATGGAAGCGGGAATAGTCCACGTGGTAGCGGTCGCCCTTCTCAAAGACCACAGGCTCAAAGCGGTGGCCCCATAGGATCTCCTTGGCCAAGTAGGAGGTGCGGGCCTGAGTGGTCATAGCTGTGGCCTCCACCATCCCCTCCAAGATGACCACAATCTCAAAGTCCTCTTTCTGCAGCTCAGTGCGGCTCAGGTTATACAGAGGACTGTTCTTGTTGATCTCATGGACCACCACCAGCGGCGACACCAGAAACAGCCGATCCAGTCCGTCGTCATAGCCGACATCAATGTCTGTTTGCTCCAAAGGGAGGTACTCACCCTCCGCCGTCACATGAGGCTTAATGAGCTGAGCGCGAACATGTGCTTCGACGATGTGGCTCTTGCGCATGTTTCCCAGACGCCACATGAGGCACAGCTTACCATCTCGCAGCGCGATGACAGCATGATGCGAGAACAGCAAGGTCTGTGCCCTCTTCTTCGGCCGCACCATCTTTGCCATGATGGTGCCGATCATGAAGGAGTCAATAATGCAGCCCACGATGGACTGCACCACCACAGTCACCACAGCGACTGGGCACTCTTCGGTGACACATCGGAAACCATATCCGATGGTGGTCTGGGTCTCTATGGAGAAGAGGAACGCCCCAATGAAGCCCTGGATGTGGAGAATACATGGCCGCCATTcgtcttttccttcctctgtggTACTCCGAGGATCCCCGTCCTTCACGGGCATACGAAGATCAAAGTCTCCATGTGCGAGGGCCACTCCCCAGAAGATCAGGCCAAAGAGCAGCCAAGACAGAAGGAAGGTGGTGGTGAAGATGAGTAGCAGGTAGCGCCAACGTATGTCCACACAGGTGGTGAAAATGTCAGCCAGGTATCGTCGTGGCTTATCCTCCATGTTGTTGAACACCACGTTGCACTGGCCGTTCTTCTTCACAAAGCGGCTGCGCAGACGGCCGGTGCCCAGATCCAGGCCCAGGCGGCATGAAGGTGAAGCACGGCAACTGTTGTGGACGATAGGCTCATTTGTTACCCTCAGAGACAAAGTCCCTCTTCCTTCATCACTTCCAGGACACTCGCCTCCTCCATCCTCACCTCGCATACAGGCCCCCGACAATGTCTGCTGAGTCAGGGGACTGTGGCCATTGTGGAGGCCCAGGCTGGAGATCTTCAGGGCATCTTCATCTGTGGAAACGATGCTGTATCtgaaagaagacagaagaaaaactgaGTTCAGGGGTTCCCCTTAGTTATTGTTGCTATGACTATCAAGCTTTCTATTCTCATGCGGCccctaaattaaaaaaaacaacaaaaaaattctCAGCTGTTGATGGCAACTGTCAATTCTGCCAGTTGAAATGACAACTGTGATTGTTCGAGTTTAGCAGCTGTAGCAGCAGCATGCTGATCTGAAAGAAGAATCCTGTGAAGGGGATCTTAGACAAAATGGCTACATATGATACGGTGCcaaaagactgaggctaaagctacaTGTCCCAGATGACAATTCAGCTTCCTTCTTAGTGAGATGATCCAGgtagaagacatggaaataaagaaTGAACCCTgttgttgacatgttttttctgattttcaatCAGTATATTTTCATAGTTAATGCCACAAGAGGAAATGGCTCTTAGGTTGAGAACTAACCAGTTTGTTTGACAAACATAACGGCATTTCAGTAAACAGCCTGACAAaactgctaacattagcctaaaCTCTTTAAACAATGAATGTGCTTTTTATTCAACATAATCTGTAACCCCTACAAACTAATATGGTTAGTTAATAATGTGCTTCTTGGCTTTATGATCTCTACAGTAAGTAGGAAGCAAGTCAGCCAAACATGTTAACATCTGCAGCTTAGAGCAGACAAACTCGCTTTTTAAGTCATTCTTTACacttttgcttgtgtgttttgattttagaGATGCTAAGAGAAGGTgcactaaacaaaaaaaaactctttaaattCAGAAAACTGATCTTACTGGTACTTCAACATGTGGAAAAATTCAAAGCTTGACAGATGTGCCTTGCCCTGATCAGTTGCTAAGCTGAGTGATTGGACAGTCAATGTTCAGGGATTCACAAACAGTCAGGTTGGATGCTTTGGTGCCAGTTATTCATACATCAACCTTTAAAATGGGTTTATAAATTGTAACTAATGTCTTTAATAATGGATAAATGATCGTCTGTGTATGCATTATTTATCAACAATAAGTCATTCATGAGAGTGGCTATAAATGCTATAAATGCCCAATAGTTTCTAATAAACTGTCAAGGCTGCAAATATTAAGATTGTTAAGATTAATAAGATATTTATACAGGATAATAAACTATCAATTctgcacttacacacactaATAAACTCAACAATAAGGGCTCATGCATTTTGTAGCAAAAGTTAATAAGTCATCTGCATGATGTATCACTCATTTATGAAAGCTTTTTACTGTAATTCATCAAGTCTGCCGTTGTAAATTATGAACAGTTAATGAATGGGTTGTTGTCAAGATGCCAGAGATCAAATGGTCCATTCAATGGTCTGCCTGTTGAAATACAGAGTCCAGACAGAGAGATTTTTCTCAAAGTTGCAATCCAaacattattgtaaatattaGCTAATAACTGATCTAGAAAACATCAGGCAatgatttaataatattaataagaTAATAAATCCATTATCAAGGGTGACTTGTCAGAAAGAGgtacaaatgtttttaatatctgctgttgttttgtgatCGCATGAAtagactttttttcccccaaagtGAGACGGAAGACAAATCACgtaaacatttctttcacagacacagacacaaacactgaccgAAGAAACCACTGCAACCACTCACACACTTTTATTAGCCACCCCCTCTCACCTGTTGACTCGCACCGCTCCCATGGCACCGGTGATCATCAGGCTGTGTCTGCGAGGGCAGTAATGTAGGTTGGGGCGGGCAGTTCCAACCATTAAAGTACTGTTGCTGGACAGGGGGGCAGTATGAGCTCAGGTCTGTCTTGCATTTGTTATCAGCACTGTCTTCTCATGATACATTTTCTGTGAACAAAGGGGACAAAAGGGAGAGTCCATcaatcattaaaaatgtgaaggTGCAGGACCTTTTCTAAggcaaaaagaaacaaaagtggAATAATAAATATGACTCATTCTTTGATCCACAAAAACATCAAGacaaagagtctacagccaGGCTAGCCGCTCTGTGAGACAGGTACATGAGTGCTtcgagctaaatgctaatgtcagccGACCTTTAGCAGGTAATGTTTACCACGGTCACCTTTGTCTAGCatggtagcatgctaacatttaatTATCACAAACAGTACAGCTAGGGCTGAAGGGGAACATCATTAGATGATTTTCATTAGAATTGGTCATGAACAAATTTATTTGACAAAATTAGATTTTGTTACAAGGAGCACCAAAGCCATTACAGTTCAATGGGGGAAAATGGACTTCTGCACCATATTCCACAATCTATTTGTATAAGTAGTTGAGACATTttactatattaaaaaaaaggtcaaatgtcaaactcatggtggcgctagaggaagaGTCAGGGAATCAGCAAAGTCATTAGCATACATAGTCTGGGAAACATGTTGTATCAATCCATTCAGTGGCTGCTGAGATATTTAAGGCCaaaccaaagtggtggactgatcAACAGACTGACATTACCTCTCATAAAGCCACGCCCCTAGCGTGACTAAAAAATCGCAGGAATCAAAAATCCCTAACTGCAATTTTGGTCTTGCCCTAATGCACGGAGCAGACCAGACAGTTTTGTGTAATGAAAGCTTATTGATTAGGTCCTTGCTAGTGGTTAGCCTTAGGGACCTTTAGGCCAACCAATGGTGGAAAACCAGACAGGCATTGGAAGGGACAAAGGTCTAAAAAAGAGATGAATCAGTGGTAATCTACTGTTAGAGGAACAATTGATCTGCTGTTTGGCCTGGTGACAAGGTTGGAGGGTGATTTCACTCGGCTTATTATGTCAGCAAGCTGCGCACCAAGAGATCCAAAAAGCACCGGGTTGCATAACCAATAGAAGGCCAATCACACGCAATACTAAAGGGTATCAGCGGTTTATGTTTTATCGTACGTGAATCTCTTTGGCTGACGTGAATTCGTTTACAGGACAGGGCTGCATTAATCAAAGGTAGCAGTGATTATCTTGGAAAGTtttctgacaaactgcagtttaaAAGCTTTCATTCAATATCGCTGTCACGTCAATAACAAACACCAGCACTGCTACACACACGGAAACACACTTacgcacatgaacacacacacacaatcccacacacacacacaatcccacacacacacacacacacacacgcacagacttTGATGGGAGTTGATGTCATGTAATGTGGGCTGTGTGCAGCTCTTGTGTGCGATGCATCCAGACTTCTTTTCCTGTTACACCAAGGACAGATGTTGCGAACTGGCTGATGATTGGCTGGATGAAGGGTGATTGTCGACTGGATAATCCCAAAAGGGCGGATGATTACGTCAGCTGAATAACTCCCACAGCTGGAGGAGAGTGTCCTCTGCCGTGAAATCATGACCTTTTCTTACAGAGATCTTAAAGACGCCAGCCAATATGTCAGCTCAGGCAGGTCAGTCTCATGTCAGCGCCAGAGGCATTATTTGTGGGATCaggacaacacaacacagttcaCATGTTGTCCTGTTTGGATTTACAATGGAGGCATGACAGAGAGGCTGTTGTTCTACTGTGCTTCTGAttagttgtggttttattttaaatgtgtatgtttatataaatatatattttttattattttgcttcTTCCCAATTGAATCAACTGAGCTCACTCCACTGTTTTCATATTGCTatgtcttctttgtttttttatatgttggaatttttaattttaatttcagtgtcGTTAGTGCCCACATGGAATTATAAGACACCACTATTTATCAACCAAGATAACATACttcttcaaattcaaattctttCAAATTATCATCACATTTGACTGAGAATAAGTCATTGGCTGAAAAATGCAGAGGAGTGTTcctgttaaaaaatgttatttgtgtttgtcatcGTTAGTGTCACGCAAGCAAAACTccattaataacattaataacaaGCTCTGACACACAGCTGGTGGACACAATAGTTACTGTAACAAATGCAACACCCATCATGAGTCAAGTTGACTGCATATGTCATGTTCAAATGTCGAGAGAGGTGTGGATCAAACAGTTGTTTTGTCCACAAAATTGGGGAAATGCCTGACAATATAATGCAGTATAATGGTAAAGTGTTGTTGCCATGACCACCATCAATTCAACTAATCAACAAAGataattaaatacaaaacatcaaGCACCAAAGTTAATTGTTGACCTTGGAAATAGAAGTTTGACAAAACCGTCGCAGCTCAAAGTCCACATACCAGCTGGGGCATAGTACTCATAGTACTATGGGTGAAGTCATGTCAACAATACAACCGAGCAAACTCAAAACTCAAATGACAACATGGCTGTGCAGTATCCATGACTCAAGAAAGACTTAACccattatttgttttctgcctccCCAGCAAAACATGTTCACTTCATCAGCTTTgtttacattgtattttatacGACTGAATATCACAGAACTACAAGTATGTAGAAGCTAAAGATACATTATCATGTTTTTGtggctgaaaatgaatttttgcaaatgttgccaattgtgaatattttgtgtgaatatgacaaaaaaaatgtacaaggATACGTAACTATTTGTACATGTCAGCCTTAAATAAAGTCATTAACACAACATTTGCACTAATGCAGTCAACTGTTTTCAGTATATACCTGGCTGGTGTCTTTTTTCTCAGCTGACAGGAGCCCTGGGGGAGAGTTGCAGTAATTAATGGTTGATCATAGTTACTGTATTAGCCGTCTCCATAGGAACATCTCTCCTCGCTCTATGGGGCTGATtcgctgtgttgtgtgtgtgtgtgtgcgatggTTTATCATGTGAGACAActtgtgaggaggaggagataaacTGGccgaggagagaagagga contains:
- the LOC130167018 gene encoding ATP-sensitive inward rectifier potassium channel 12-like, whose protein sequence is MVGTARPNLHYCPRRHSLMITGAMGAVRVNRYSIVSTDEDALKISSLGLHNGHSPLTQQTLSGACMRGEDGGGECPGSDEGRGTLSLRVTNEPIVHNSCRASPSCRLGLDLGTGRLRSRFVKKNGQCNVVFNNMEDKPRRYLADIFTTCVDIRWRYLLLIFTTTFLLSWLLFGLIFWGVALAHGDFDLRMPVKDGDPRSTTEEGKDEWRPCILHIQGFIGAFLFSIETQTTIGYGFRCVTEECPVAVVTVVVQSIVGCIIDSFMIGTIMAKMVRPKKRAQTLLFSHHAVIALRDGKLCLMWRLGNMRKSHIVEAHVRAQLIKPHVTAEGEYLPLEQTDIDVGYDDGLDRLFLVSPLVVVHEINKNSPLYNLSRTELQKEDFEIVVILEGMVEATAMTTQARTSYLAKEILWGHRFEPVVFEKGDRYHVDYSRFHKTYEVPSTPHCSARELSQMTGRSGQSSSSSSSYSRSPSPFAPRAARHLLGPHSPSAFCYENEVALCCGDDEDEENVKKEAGSLNIRSDRELTMRDDIHLGFKETFVEEQTVEMLCVLDTENQISLDRLQPTLPLYISRESGV